One genomic region from Salipiger sp. CCB-MM3 encodes:
- a CDS encoding N-acetylmuramoyl-L-alanine amidase, with translation MQPIWHPSDNFGPRRLGARPDIVVLHYTAMKSAEAARDWLCNSESGVSAHYVLGYNGTCWQLVTEEMRAWHAGLGAWGSVAEVNSRSIGIEIANTGDEPFPDAQMDALEVLLSGILERWQIPPQRVIGHACMAPGRKIDPGPRFDWARLVQKGLAVDAAPQTPGDAPDQFRLDAHRFGYRTEPEQLDALLTSFRDRFRPGATGPLDDEDRARMAGLAACWPAA, from the coding sequence GTGCAGCCGATCTGGCACCCTTCCGACAATTTCGGGCCGCGCCGACTTGGGGCGCGGCCCGACATCGTAGTGCTGCACTACACCGCGATGAAAAGCGCCGAAGCGGCGCGCGATTGGCTGTGCAATTCCGAAAGCGGCGTCTCTGCACATTACGTGTTGGGCTATAACGGCACCTGCTGGCAGCTGGTGACCGAAGAGATGCGCGCGTGGCACGCCGGGCTGGGCGCATGGGGCTCGGTCGCCGAGGTCAATTCCCGCTCGATCGGCATCGAGATCGCCAACACCGGCGACGAGCCTTTCCCCGACGCGCAGATGGACGCGCTGGAGGTGCTGCTTTCCGGCATCCTCGAGCGCTGGCAGATCCCGCCGCAGCGGGTGATCGGCCATGCCTGTATGGCGCCGGGACGCAAGATCGACCCCGGCCCGCGCTTCGACTGGGCCCGTCTGGTGCAAAAGGGGCTGGCGGTTGATGCCGCACCGCAGACACCCGGCGACGCGCCCGACCAGTTTCGGCTCGATGCGCATCGCTTCGGCTATCGGACAGAGCCCGAACAGCTCGATGCGCTGCTGACATCCTTCCGCGACCGCTTTCGCCCCGGCGCCACTGGCCCGCTCGACGATGAGGATCGCGCGCGGATGGCCGGGCTCGCCGCGTGCTGGCCCGCCGCCTGA
- the gatA gene encoding Asp-tRNA(Asn)/Glu-tRNA(Gln) amidotransferase subunit GatA → MTELNKLKLSEARDALRKGDVTSVELTEACLKVIEGADALGAFVHKTPEIALEQAKAADARIKAGDAPAMCGLPIGVKDLFCTKGVPSQAASAILEGFTPEYESTVTSQLFDAGAVMLGKLNMDEFAMGSSNENTCYGPAVNPWKRTGDDTKLTPGGSSGGSASAVSADLCLAATGTDTGGSIRQPAAFTGITGIKPTYGRCSRWGIVAYASSLDQAGPMTKDVRDAAIMLQAMCGHDPKDSTSADLPVPDFEAMLTGDIRGKTIGIPREYRVDGMPEEISKLWDEGAKMLEDAGAKVVEISLPHTKYALPAYYVIAPAEASSNLARYDGVRYGHRAKLSQGEGINDMYEKTRAEGFGLEVQRRIMVGTYVLSAGFYDAYYNRARKVRTLIKKDFEDAFAAGVDAILAPATPSSAFGIGEMKTADPVQMYLNDVFTVTLNLAGLPGVSVPTGLDSKGLPLGLQLIGRPWEEGDLLNTAYALEQAAGFASKPAKWW, encoded by the coding sequence ATGACCGAACTGAACAAGCTCAAGCTCTCTGAGGCACGCGACGCGCTGCGCAAGGGCGACGTGACTTCGGTCGAACTGACCGAAGCCTGCCTAAAGGTGATCGAGGGCGCGGATGCGCTTGGCGCCTTCGTGCACAAGACCCCCGAGATCGCGCTGGAGCAGGCCAAGGCCGCCGATGCGCGCATCAAGGCGGGCGACGCGCCTGCCATGTGCGGCCTGCCGATCGGCGTGAAGGATCTCTTCTGCACCAAGGGTGTGCCGTCGCAGGCGGCCTCGGCGATCCTCGAGGGCTTCACCCCCGAGTATGAATCGACCGTCACCAGCCAGCTGTTCGACGCGGGCGCGGTCATGCTGGGCAAGCTCAACATGGACGAGTTCGCCATGGGCAGCTCGAACGAAAACACCTGCTACGGCCCCGCGGTGAACCCGTGGAAGCGCACCGGCGACGACACCAAGCTGACCCCCGGCGGCTCGTCGGGCGGCTCGGCTTCGGCGGTTTCGGCGGACCTCTGCCTTGCGGCCACCGGCACCGACACCGGCGGCTCGATCCGCCAGCCCGCCGCCTTCACCGGCATCACCGGCATCAAGCCGACCTACGGGCGCTGCTCGCGCTGGGGCATCGTCGCCTACGCCAGCTCGCTCGATCAGGCTGGCCCGATGACCAAGGACGTGCGCGACGCGGCGATCATGCTGCAGGCGATGTGCGGCCACGATCCCAAGGATTCGACCTCGGCCGATCTGCCCGTGCCCGACTTCGAGGCGATGCTGACCGGCGACATCCGTGGCAAGACCATTGGCATTCCCCGCGAATACCGCGTCGACGGCATGCCCGAGGAAATCTCGAAGCTCTGGGACGAGGGCGCGAAGATGCTGGAAGATGCGGGCGCGAAGGTCGTCGAGATCTCGCTGCCGCACACCAAATACGCGCTGCCGGCCTACTATGTGATCGCCCCGGCGGAAGCCTCGTCGAACCTCGCCCGCTATGACGGGGTGCGCTACGGCCACCGCGCCAAGCTGAGCCAGGGCGAAGGCATCAACGACATGTACGAGAAGACCCGCGCCGAAGGCTTCGGCCTTGAGGTGCAGCGCCGCATCATGGTCGGCACCTATGTGCTGTCGGCGGGCTTCTACGACGCCTACTACAACCGCGCCCGCAAGGTCCGCACGCTGATCAAGAAGGACTTCGAGGATGCCTTCGCCGCAGGGGTCGACGCGATCCTCGCGCCCGCGACGCCCTCTTCGGCCTTCGGTATCGGAGAAATGAAGACCGCCGATCCGGTGCAGATGTATCTCAACGACGTGTTCACGGTTACACTGAACCTTGCCGGGCTTCCGGGCGTTTCGGTCCCGACGGGACTCGATTCCAAGGGGCTGCCGCTTGGGCTGCAGCTGATCGGGCGTCCGTGGGAAGAGGGCGACCTGCTCAACACCGCCTATGCGCTGGAGCAGGCCGCCGGGTTCGCGTCGAAACCCGCCAAGTGGTGGTAA
- the gatC gene encoding Asp-tRNA(Asn)/Glu-tRNA(Gln) amidotransferase subunit GatC, with translation MSIDIQTAARVAKLARIRVEDDALPALAQEFSNILDFIEQLNEVDVEGVEPMVSVTPMRLKRRADGVTDGNMQEKILANAPDAREGFFAVPKVVE, from the coding sequence ATGTCGATCGACATTCAGACGGCGGCACGTGTCGCCAAGCTGGCACGCATCCGCGTGGAAGACGATGCGCTTCCGGCGCTGGCACAGGAATTCAGCAATATCCTCGACTTCATCGAGCAGCTGAACGAGGTGGACGTGGAGGGCGTCGAGCCGATGGTCTCGGTGACCCCGATGCGCCTCAAGCGCCGCGCCGATGGCGTGACCGATGGCAATATGCAGGAGAAAATCCTCGCGAACGCCCCCGATGCCCGCGAAGGGTTCTTTGCCGTGCCGAAGGTGGTGGAATGA
- a CDS encoding helix-turn-helix domain-containing protein, whose translation MATRKLYAGAKLRDLRGRLGLTQKEFAAKLGISLPYLNQMENNNRPVSTTVVLALAQEFGFDVTELGQGDSERLISDMREALADPIFGEHTPPLADLRLTASNAPALARAFLELHRAYRQTHERLASLDEALGREGTQMQPSPWEEVRDFFHYCDNYIDAVDRAAEHYAHGLGQGGADLRGAVLAHLRERGITVEFQQSAPLRNYDAERRVLTLSSLAQPETLTFQMLIQVALLRQEKLLEATLDLARFQSETARGIAKLGLANYFAGAVTMPYARLLEAAQETRHDLELLAARFGASVEQVAHRLSTLQRPGAKGIPFFFARVDQAGTITKRHSATRLQFARFGGACPLWNVHQAFETPNQFLRQLAETPDGARYVLLARDVTKPAGRFGAPVRRFAIALGCEVKHAGALVYADGMDLSRDRAFEPIGISCRICERTDCHQRSVPPLEKKMSIHPERRGILPYTLE comes from the coding sequence ATGGCAACACGGAAACTCTATGCCGGGGCGAAGCTGCGCGACCTGCGCGGACGGCTGGGGCTGACCCAGAAAGAATTCGCGGCAAAGCTCGGAATTTCCCTGCCCTATCTGAACCAGATGGAAAACAACAACCGCCCGGTCTCGACCACGGTGGTGCTCGCGCTGGCGCAAGAGTTCGGCTTCGACGTGACCGAACTGGGCCAAGGCGATTCCGAGCGGCTGATCTCGGACATGCGCGAGGCGCTGGCTGATCCTATTTTTGGCGAGCACACGCCGCCCTTGGCAGATCTGCGGCTCACCGCCTCCAACGCCCCTGCCCTCGCCCGTGCGTTTCTGGAGCTTCACCGCGCCTACCGGCAGACCCACGAGCGGCTCGCCTCGCTCGACGAGGCGCTTGGGCGCGAGGGCACGCAGATGCAGCCCTCGCCTTGGGAAGAGGTGCGCGACTTCTTCCACTATTGCGACAATTACATCGACGCCGTGGACCGCGCCGCCGAGCATTACGCGCATGGTCTGGGGCAAGGCGGCGCCGACCTGCGCGGCGCGGTGCTCGCGCATCTGCGCGAGCGCGGCATCACCGTCGAGTTTCAGCAATCCGCACCGCTGCGCAATTATGACGCCGAGCGGCGGGTTCTGACCCTCTCGTCGCTGGCGCAGCCCGAGACGCTGACCTTCCAGATGCTGATCCAAGTGGCGCTGCTGCGGCAGGAAAAGCTGCTGGAGGCGACGCTTGATCTCGCCCGTTTCCAGTCAGAGACCGCGCGCGGCATCGCCAAGCTCGGCCTTGCCAATTATTTCGCCGGGGCGGTGACGATGCCCTATGCGCGGCTGCTGGAGGCGGCGCAGGAAACCCGCCACGATCTGGAGCTTCTGGCCGCGCGCTTTGGTGCCTCGGTCGAGCAGGTGGCGCATCGGCTCTCGACGCTGCAAAGACCCGGCGCCAAGGGCATTCCCTTCTTCTTTGCCCGCGTCGATCAGGCCGGAACCATCACCAAGCGCCACTCGGCCACGCGGTTGCAATTCGCCCGTTTCGGCGGGGCCTGCCCGCTGTGGAACGTGCATCAGGCCTTTGAGACGCCGAACCAGTTCCTGCGCCAGCTGGCCGAAACACCCGATGGGGCGCGCTATGTGCTGCTGGCCCGCGATGTTACCAAACCGGCGGGCCGCTTCGGGGCCCCGGTGCGGCGCTTTGCCATCGCGCTGGGATGCGAGGTGAAACACGCGGGCGCACTGGTCTATGCCGACGGTATGGACCTCAGCCGCGACCGGGCGTTCGAGCCGATCGGCATCTCGTGCCGCATCTGCGAGCGCACCGACTGCCACCAGCGCTCGGTGCCGCCGCTCGAAAAGAAGATGTCGATCCACCCCGAGCGCCGCGGCATCCTGCCTTACACGTTAGAATAG
- a CDS encoding multidrug effflux MFS transporter, with protein MSTKARVRFLDASTPPHLVTLVLLAGLSALAMNVFLPSLPQMTAYFDTEYRLMQLSVAIYLAVNAALQVVIGPISDKLGRRPVILWGVALFMVATLGCIFAPNVSLFLFFRMCQAVIVTAMVLSRAVVRDMVSQEEAASMIAYVTMGVAVVPMVGPVIGGALGELMGWKAIFWMLFILGGAVLWLSWRDLGETSTASGLSLAQQFREYPELLTSPRFWGYALACAFSSGAFFSYLGGAPFVGSKVFGLNPASLGLHFGAPAVGYFLGNWISGKFSARIGINKMILWGSLILTAGLGAALITFALTGGSALIFFGFMCFVGLGNGMTIPNATAGTLSVRPHLAGTASGLGGAIMIGGGAALSALAGALLQPGTGAWPLLWLMLATSVAAVLSILVVFWREKRLAGLDAE; from the coding sequence ATGAGCACCAAAGCCCGCGTCCGTTTTCTCGACGCCTCGACCCCGCCACATCTTGTCACGCTTGTCCTGCTTGCCGGGCTTTCAGCGCTTGCGATGAACGTGTTCCTGCCGTCGCTGCCGCAGATGACGGCATATTTCGACACGGAATACCGGCTGATGCAGCTTTCGGTGGCGATCTACCTCGCTGTCAACGCGGCGCTGCAGGTGGTGATCGGCCCGATCTCGGACAAGCTGGGACGCCGCCCGGTGATCCTCTGGGGCGTGGCGCTGTTCATGGTGGCGACGCTGGGCTGCATCTTTGCGCCGAACGTGTCGCTCTTCCTGTTCTTCCGCATGTGTCAGGCAGTGATCGTCACCGCCATGGTGCTGAGCCGCGCCGTGGTGCGCGACATGGTCAGCCAGGAAGAAGCCGCCTCGATGATCGCCTATGTCACCATGGGCGTCGCCGTGGTGCCGATGGTTGGCCCGGTGATCGGCGGCGCGCTTGGCGAGCTCATGGGCTGGAAGGCGATCTTCTGGATGCTGTTCATCCTCGGCGGCGCGGTGCTGTGGCTGAGCTGGCGCGACCTTGGCGAGACCTCCACCGCCTCGGGCCTATCGCTGGCGCAGCAGTTCCGCGAATACCCCGAACTGCTCACCTCGCCCCGCTTCTGGGGCTACGCGCTGGCCTGCGCTTTCTCGTCGGGCGCGTTCTTTTCCTACCTCGGCGGCGCGCCCTTCGTCGGATCTAAAGTGTTCGGACTGAACCCAGCGTCGCTGGGCCTGCACTTTGGCGCTCCGGCGGTGGGCTACTTCCTCGGCAACTGGATTTCGGGAAAATTCTCGGCCCGCATCGGCATCAACAAGATGATCCTCTGGGGCTCGCTGATCCTGACCGCAGGCCTTGGCGCGGCGCTGATCACCTTTGCGCTGACCGGCGGCTCGGCGCTGATCTTCTTTGGCTTCATGTGCTTCGTCGGCCTTGGCAACGGCATGACCATTCCCAATGCCACCGCAGGCACGCTCTCGGTGCGCCCGCATCTGGCAGGCACGGCCTCGGGCCTCGGCGGCGCGATCATGATCGGCGGCGGTGCGGCGCTCTCGGCGCTGGCCGGGGCGCTGCTGCAGCCCGGCACCGGCGCATGGCCGCTACTGTGGCTGATGCTGGCGACCTCGGTCGCGGCGGTACTGTCGATCCTTGTGGTGTTCTGGCGCGAAAAGCGGCTCGCAGGTCTGGACGCGGAGTGA
- a CDS encoding acyl-CoA carboxylase subunit beta yields MKDILHELEARRADARLGGGQKRIDTQHAKGKLTARERIELLLDEGSFEEYDMFVAHRCTDFGMEKNRPSGDGVITGWGTINGRMVYVFSQDFTVLGGSVSATHAMKICKIMDMAMQNGAPVIGLNDSGGARIQEGVDSLAGYAEIFQRNIMASGVIPQISVIMGPCAGGAVYSPAMTDFIFMVKDTSYMFVTGPDVVKTVTNEVVTAEELGGATTHTRKSSVADGAFENDVEALAEVRRLVDFLPLNNREKPPVRPFFDEVERVESSLDTIIPENANQPYDMKELITKVADEGDFYEIQEEHAKNIITGFIRLEGQTVGVVANQPMVLAGCLDIDSSKKAARFVRFCDCFEIPLLTFVDVPGFLPGTSQEYGGVIKHGAKLLFAFGEATVPKVTVITRKAYGGAYDVMSSKHLRGDVNYAWPTAEIAVMGAKGATEIIHRADLGDAEKIAKHTADYEDRFANPFVAAERGFIDEVIQPRSTRRRVSRAFAMLRNKQLSNPWKKHDNIPL; encoded by the coding sequence ATGAAAGACATTCTTCACGAGCTGGAGGCGCGCCGCGCCGACGCACGTCTTGGCGGTGGCCAGAAGCGGATCGACACGCAGCATGCCAAGGGCAAGCTGACCGCGCGCGAACGCATCGAGCTGCTGCTCGACGAGGGCAGTTTCGAAGAATACGACATGTTTGTCGCGCATCGCTGCACCGATTTCGGCATGGAAAAGAACCGTCCCAGCGGCGACGGGGTGATCACCGGCTGGGGCACGATCAATGGGCGAATGGTCTATGTGTTCAGTCAGGACTTCACCGTGCTTGGCGGGTCGGTCTCGGCCACCCATGCCATGAAGATCTGCAAGATCATGGATATGGCCATGCAGAACGGCGCGCCGGTGATCGGCCTCAACGATTCCGGCGGCGCGCGCATTCAGGAAGGCGTCGACAGCCTCGCGGGCTATGCCGAGATCTTCCAGCGCAACATCATGGCGTCTGGTGTGATCCCGCAGATCTCCGTCATCATGGGGCCCTGCGCGGGCGGCGCGGTCTACTCGCCCGCGATGACCGACTTCATCTTCATGGTGAAAGACACCTCCTATATGTTCGTCACCGGCCCCGATGTGGTGAAGACGGTGACCAATGAGGTGGTGACCGCAGAGGAACTCGGCGGTGCGACCACTCACACCCGCAAATCCTCGGTCGCCGATGGCGCTTTCGAGAATGATGTCGAGGCGCTGGCCGAAGTGCGCCGCCTTGTCGATTTCCTACCGCTCAACAACCGCGAGAAGCCGCCGGTACGGCCCTTCTTCGACGAGGTGGAGCGGGTGGAAAGCTCGCTCGACACGATCATTCCCGAAAACGCGAACCAGCCCTACGACATGAAAGAGCTGATCACCAAAGTCGCGGATGAGGGGGATTTCTACGAGATTCAGGAAGAGCACGCGAAGAACATCATCACCGGCTTCATCCGCCTCGAAGGCCAGACGGTGGGCGTGGTGGCGAACCAGCCGATGGTGCTGGCAGGCTGCCTCGACATCGACAGCTCGAAGAAAGCCGCGCGCTTCGTGCGTTTCTGCGACTGTTTCGAGATCCCGCTGCTGACCTTCGTCGACGTGCCGGGCTTCCTGCCGGGCACCTCTCAGGAATACGGCGGCGTGATCAAGCATGGTGCCAAGCTGCTCTTTGCCTTTGGCGAGGCGACGGTGCCCAAGGTCACGGTGATCACCCGCAAGGCCTATGGCGGGGCCTATGACGTGATGAGCTCCAAACACCTGCGCGGCGACGTGAACTACGCATGGCCCACCGCCGAGATCGCGGTGATGGGCGCCAAGGGCGCGACCGAAATCATCCACCGCGCCGACCTTGGCGATGCCGAGAAGATCGCCAAGCACACAGCCGACTATGAGGATCGCTTTGCCAATCCCTTCGTGGCGGCCGAGCGGGGCTTCATCGACGAGGTGATCCAGCCGCGCTCCACCCGCCGCCGGGTCAGCCGGGCTTTCGCGATGCTGAGAAACAAGCAGCTCAGCAATCCGTGGAAGAAGCACGACAACATTCCGCTCTGA
- a CDS encoding DUF6497 family protein, which yields MTRVIGFGILALATAIAPGQTTAQEESAVAVPSGMPVTFYDSLWDSASSTERFRFLAPRIGGDMPMDFAAVSPDMQHLCDSFALPRLGGRDKLPALIVISLMAEPVAFGDPAPGIPQYFEAYSPKGGICAWEAF from the coding sequence GTGACGAGGGTGATCGGATTTGGCATTCTGGCGTTGGCTACGGCCATCGCGCCGGGCCAGACCACGGCGCAAGAGGAGAGCGCCGTGGCAGTGCCCTCTGGCATGCCCGTCACCTTCTACGACTCGCTTTGGGACAGCGCCTCTTCGACCGAGCGTTTTCGCTTTCTTGCGCCCCGTATCGGGGGTGACATGCCGATGGACTTTGCCGCTGTGTCACCTGACATGCAGCATTTGTGCGACAGTTTCGCGCTACCGCGGCTTGGCGGTCGCGACAAGCTGCCTGCGCTGATCGTGATCTCGCTTATGGCCGAACCGGTCGCATTTGGTGATCCCGCACCGGGAATACCCCAATATTTCGAAGCCTATAGCCCAAAAGGCGGGATTTGCGCATGGGAGGCCTTCTGA